In the Gymnodinialimonas sp. 202GB13-11 genome, one interval contains:
- the efp gene encoding elongation factor P, with protein sequence MPKINGNEIRPGNVLEHNDGLWAAVKVDHVKPGKGGAFAQVELRNLRNGSKLNERFRSADKVERVRLEQKDQQFLYENDEMLVFMDAETYEQIELPADLLGERRPFLQDGMTIVVEFYEEEALNATLPQKVVCKVVETEPVVKGQTAANSFKPAILDNGVKVSVPPFVGQDEDIVVNTETMEYSERA encoded by the coding sequence ATGCCAAAAATTAACGGAAACGAGATTCGGCCAGGCAACGTCCTCGAACACAATGACGGTCTCTGGGCCGCCGTTAAGGTGGATCATGTGAAGCCCGGGAAGGGCGGTGCATTTGCGCAGGTCGAACTGCGCAACCTTCGTAACGGGTCAAAACTTAACGAAAGGTTTAGATCCGCGGACAAAGTGGAGCGCGTCCGGCTGGAGCAAAAAGACCAGCAATTCCTGTATGAAAACGATGAAATGCTCGTTTTCATGGATGCCGAGACCTATGAACAGATCGAATTGCCCGCAGATTTGCTTGGCGAACGCCGCCCGTTTCTGCAGGACGGCATGACCATCGTGGTCGAATTCTACGAGGAAGAGGCGCTGAACGCGACGCTGCCCCAGAAGGTCGTCTGCAAGGTTGTGGAAACGGAGCCGGTGGTTAAAGGCCAGACGGCTGCCAATTCCTTCAAGCCTGCGATCCTCGACAATGGCGTCAAGGTCTCCGTCCCGCCCTTCGTGGGTCAGGACGAGGATATCGTCGTGAACACCGAGACGATGGAATACTCCGAACGCGCTTAA
- a CDS encoding rhomboid family intramembrane serine protease, with protein MFPIRDHNPSNRTPFVTWTLIVVNVVIFLSYFPSLSGSETELAAFYREWGLVPGNVAEGINRGGLLTHMFLHGGWMHLIGNMLFLYIFGDNLEDLMGHVGFAIFYLLGGLGAAFGQMMADPGSSIPMVGASGAIAAVMGGYLLMFPRARIDVLVLLVVFIKIFTIPAWLMLGLWFALQLVSGLQMDVLGGGVAYWAHAGGFIVGVVLTLPLFLRRGGRSFWNAFGGKPPHEEVEYRVERRQSGIPRIRRVRSAQGMDRPLSDLGRVPRAGQRRGPRGPWSGGR; from the coding sequence ATGTTTCCGATCCGCGACCACAACCCCTCCAATCGCACGCCCTTCGTGACCTGGACCCTGATCGTGGTGAACGTCGTCATCTTCCTCAGCTACTTTCCGTCCCTTTCGGGCAGCGAGACTGAGCTGGCCGCCTTCTACCGCGAGTGGGGTCTGGTGCCCGGCAATGTGGCCGAGGGGATCAATCGCGGTGGTTTGCTGACCCACATGTTCCTACACGGCGGGTGGATGCACCTGATCGGGAACATGCTGTTCCTCTATATCTTTGGCGACAATCTGGAAGATCTGATGGGCCATGTTGGCTTTGCGATCTTCTACCTGTTGGGCGGACTAGGGGCCGCGTTCGGGCAAATGATGGCCGATCCGGGCTCCTCCATTCCGATGGTGGGCGCATCGGGGGCGATTGCTGCCGTGATGGGGGGATATCTGCTGATGTTCCCGAGGGCGCGGATCGACGTGCTTGTCCTGCTGGTGGTGTTCATCAAGATCTTCACGATCCCGGCTTGGCTGATGCTGGGGCTGTGGTTTGCACTGCAACTTGTCAGTGGGTTGCAGATGGATGTGCTTGGCGGCGGGGTCGCCTACTGGGCCCATGCCGGCGGGTTCATCGTGGGTGTGGTCCTGACGCTTCCCCTGTTCCTGCGCCGAGGGGGGCGTTCGTTTTGGAATGCCTTTGGCGGCAAGCCACCACATGAAGAGGTTGAATATCGGGTGGAGCGGCGGCAATCCGGCATCCCGCGCATTCGCCGGGTACGCAGCGCGCAAGGCATGGACCGGCCCCTGTCCGATCTAGGGCGGGTGCCGCGCGCAGGTCAGCGGCGCGGGCCGAGGGGGCCTTGGTCGGGCGGGCGATAG
- a CDS encoding thiamine pyrophosphate-binding protein: MAEFRAADLVARRLYEAGCRHAFGMPGGEVLTIVDALEKAGIAFHLVKHENAGGFMAEAVHHVDGAPAVLVATVGPGLMNAVNVVANAEQDRVPMVVLTGCLDADEALTYTHQVLDHRAVLDPITKATFTLTAGEAETIADKAVSIALERRQGPVLIDVPIAVADAPATPKRRRRVPPSTVAPAGEKFKLVRDWLSGAERPLIVAGLDVLADDAAPALQAFAEQFEIPVVTTYKAKGVLPEDHPLALGGAGLSPLADQHLLPLVKQADVIFLVGYDPIEMRPGWREVWDVTKQCVVDFQAVENTHYMHQAGISFTCHIGAALEAIMDVKQAATRWRGGEPAAVKAALAQAFPKDDDWGPAGVIAEARAALPPETRISIDSGAHRILLSQMWEAPYPKAVIQSSGLCTMGCAVPMAIGLALAEPDRPAVAFVGDGGFLMSPGDLTTAAELGLKPIIITFVDASLALIEKKQRERQLTNAGVDYEHRHNFAALGRAMGGAGVNVTNRAELRAAIEQALTADTFTVIAAQIDRGGYDGRI; encoded by the coding sequence ATGGCAGAATTCAGAGCAGCAGATTTGGTCGCACGCAGGCTTTACGAGGCCGGATGCCGCCACGCCTTTGGGATGCCGGGCGGCGAGGTGCTGACCATCGTCGATGCGCTGGAAAAGGCGGGCATCGCGTTCCATCTCGTCAAGCACGAGAATGCGGGCGGCTTCATGGCCGAGGCAGTGCATCATGTCGACGGTGCGCCTGCCGTGCTGGTGGCCACCGTTGGCCCCGGGCTAATGAATGCGGTCAATGTCGTGGCCAATGCAGAGCAGGACCGTGTGCCGATGGTTGTGCTGACCGGCTGTCTCGATGCCGATGAAGCGCTGACTTACACCCACCAGGTGCTGGACCATCGCGCCGTGCTCGACCCGATCACCAAAGCGACGTTCACGCTGACTGCTGGAGAGGCCGAAACCATCGCCGATAAGGCCGTGTCCATTGCATTGGAACGGCGGCAGGGTCCGGTCCTGATCGACGTGCCGATTGCCGTCGCCGATGCCCCCGCCACGCCCAAGCGTCGGCGCCGCGTGCCGCCGAGCACCGTGGCTCCGGCAGGAGAAAAGTTCAAACTGGTCCGCGATTGGCTCTCCGGGGCCGAGCGCCCCTTGATCGTTGCCGGCCTGGACGTTTTGGCCGATGACGCTGCCCCGGCGCTGCAGGCCTTCGCCGAGCAGTTCGAGATTCCCGTCGTCACAACCTACAAGGCCAAGGGGGTCCTGCCCGAAGATCACCCGCTGGCCCTTGGCGGCGCGGGCCTGTCTCCGCTGGCCGATCAGCATCTGCTGCCGCTGGTCAAGCAGGCCGATGTGATATTCCTCGTGGGTTATGACCCAATTGAGATGCGCCCCGGCTGGCGCGAGGTCTGGGACGTCACCAAGCAATGCGTGGTGGATTTTCAGGCTGTTGAGAACACCCACTACATGCATCAGGCGGGGATCAGCTTCACCTGCCATATTGGGGCCGCGCTTGAGGCGATAATGGATGTGAAACAGGCCGCAACACGTTGGCGGGGCGGGGAGCCTGCCGCCGTCAAAGCCGCACTCGCTCAAGCCTTCCCAAAGGACGACGATTGGGGTCCCGCCGGCGTGATCGCCGAGGCGCGTGCAGCCCTGCCGCCAGAAACCCGCATCAGCATCGACAGCGGCGCCCACCGGATCCTGTTAAGCCAGATGTGGGAGGCGCCGTATCCCAAAGCTGTCATCCAATCCTCTGGCCTTTGTACCATGGGCTGCGCGGTTCCGATGGCCATTGGCCTCGCCCTCGCCGAACCCGACCGCCCCGCCGTGGCCTTTGTCGGCGACGGCGGGTTCCTGATGAGCCCCGGCGATCTGACCACCGCCGCCGAGCTTGGCCTGAAGCCCATCATCATCACCTTCGTCGATGCCTCCCTCGCGCTGATCGAGAAGAAACAGCGCGAGCGGCAGCTCACCAATGCGGGCGTCGACTATGAACATCGCCACAACTTTGCCGCCTTGGGCCGCGCCATGGGCGGGGCGGGCGTGAATGTGACCAACCGCGCTGAATTGCGCGCGGCTATTGAACAGGCGCTCACCGCCGATACCTTTACGGTCATCGCCGCCCAGATTGACCGTGGAGGATATGATGGCCGCATCTAA